A single genomic interval of Panthera uncia isolate 11264 chromosome A1 unlocalized genomic scaffold, Puncia_PCG_1.0 HiC_scaffold_17, whole genome shotgun sequence harbors:
- the BNIP1 gene encoding vesicle transport protein SEC20 yields the protein MAAPQDVHVRICNQEIVKFDLEVKALIQDIRDCSGPLSALTELNTKVKEKFQQLRHRIQELEQSAKEQDKESEKQVLLQEVENHKKQMLSNQTSWRKANLTCKIAIDNLEKAELLQGGDLLRQRKTTKESLAQTSSSITESLMGISRMMSQQVQQSEEAMQTLANSSRTILDANEEFKSMSGTIQLGRKLITKYNRRELTDKLLIFLALALFLATVLYIIKKRLFPFL from the exons ATGGCGGCTCCCCAGGATGTCCACGTCCGTATCTGTAACCAAGAGATTGTCAAATTTGACCTGGAGGTGAAGGCGCTTATCCAG GATATTCGGGATTGTTCAGGACCATTAAGTGCACTTACTGAACTGAATACTAAAGTGAAAGAGAAGTTTCAGCAACTGCGGCACAGAATACAG GAGCTTGAGCAGTCAGCTAAAGAGCAAGACAAAGAGTCAGAGAAGCAAGTTCTGCTCCAGGAAGTGGAGAATCACAAGAAGCAGATGCTCAG CAATCAGACCTCATGGAGGAAGGCTAATCTCACCTGCAAAATTGCTATCGACAATCTAGAGAAAGCAGAACTTCTCCAGGGAGGAGACCTCTTAAGGCAAAG GAAAACCACCAAAGAGAGCCTGGCCCAGACGTCCAGTTCCATTACGGAGAGCCTCATGGGGATCAGCAGGATGATGTCCCAGCAGGTGCAGCAGAGCGAGGAAGCCATGCAGACGCTAG CCAATTCTTCCCGGACTATCCTGGATGCAAATGAAGAGTTTAAGTCCATGTCTGGGACCATCCAGTTGGGACGGAAGCTTATCACAAAATATAATCGCCGAGAGCTGACGGAcaaacttctcattttccttgCCCTCGCCCTTTTCCTCGCTACGGTCCTCTATATTATAAAAAAGCGgctctttccatttttgtaa